In a genomic window of Arvicanthis niloticus isolate mArvNil1 chromosome 8, mArvNil1.pat.X, whole genome shotgun sequence:
- the Tmem205 gene encoding transmembrane protein 205 isoform X3 — translation MEEGFLLFRRLPRHTFGLVQSKLFPIYFHVSLGCAFTNLCILAPQRAWIHLTLWEVSQLILLLLNLILATINARWLEARTKSIMWALQSIEKERGLGTEVPGSFQGPDPYRQLREKDPKYSALRQKFFHYHGLSSLCNLGCLLSNGICLAGLALGLRSL, via the exons ATGGAAGAAG gcttCCTGCTTTTTCGGAGACTCCCGCGACACACTTTCGGACTTGTGCAGAGCAAGCTCTTCCCAATCTATTTTCACGTCTCCTTGGGCTGTGCCTTCACCAACCTCTGTATCTTGGCACCACAGCGAGCCTGGATTCACCTCACACTGTGGGAAGTCAGTCAG CTAATCCTACTGCTTCTGAACCTCATACTGGCCACCATCAATGCTCGCTGGCTCGAGGCTCGAACCAAGTCCATCATGTGGGCCCTGCAGAGTATAGAGAAAGAGCGAGGCCTGGGGACAGAGGTGCCAGGCAGCTTCCAGGGCCCTGACCCCTACCGCCAGCTGCGGGAGAAGGACCCCAAGTACAGTGCTCTACGCCAGAAATTCTTCCACTACCATGGCCTGTCTTCCCTCTGCAACCTAGGGTGTCTGCTGAGCAATGGGATCTGCCTTGCGGGCCTTGCCCTGGGGCTTAGGAGCCTCTAA
- the Tmem205 gene encoding transmembrane protein 205 isoform X2: MEEGEDPGSLIKVIHLLVLSGAWGMQVWVTFASGFLLFRRLPRHTFGLVQSKLFPIYFHVSLGCAFTNLCILAPQRAWIHLTLWEVSQLILLLLNLILATINARWLEARTKSIMWALQSIEKERGLGTEVPGSFQGPDPYRQLREKDPKYSALRQKFFHYHGLSSLCNLGCLLSNGICLAGLALGLRSL; this comes from the exons ATGGAAGAAGGTGAGGACCCAGGAAGTCTGATTAAAGTGATCCACTTGCTGGTCTTGTCTGGTGCCTGGGGCATGCAGGTGTGGGTGACCTTTGCCTCAG gcttCCTGCTTTTTCGGAGACTCCCGCGACACACTTTCGGACTTGTGCAGAGCAAGCTCTTCCCAATCTATTTTCACGTCTCCTTGGGCTGTGCCTTCACCAACCTCTGTATCTTGGCACCACAGCGAGCCTGGATTCACCTCACACTGTGGGAAGTCAGTCAG CTAATCCTACTGCTTCTGAACCTCATACTGGCCACCATCAATGCTCGCTGGCTCGAGGCTCGAACCAAGTCCATCATGTGGGCCCTGCAGAGTATAGAGAAAGAGCGAGGCCTGGGGACAGAGGTGCCAGGCAGCTTCCAGGGCCCTGACCCCTACCGCCAGCTGCGGGAGAAGGACCCCAAGTACAGTGCTCTACGCCAGAAATTCTTCCACTACCATGGCCTGTCTTCCCTCTGCAACCTAGGGTGTCTGCTGAGCAATGGGATCTGCCTTGCGGGCCTTGCCCTGGGGCTTAGGAGCCTCTAA
- the Tmem205 gene encoding transmembrane protein 205 isoform X1: MGGRMEEGEDPGSLIKVIHLLVLSGAWGMQVWVTFASGFLLFRRLPRHTFGLVQSKLFPIYFHVSLGCAFTNLCILAPQRAWIHLTLWEVSQLILLLLNLILATINARWLEARTKSIMWALQSIEKERGLGTEVPGSFQGPDPYRQLREKDPKYSALRQKFFHYHGLSSLCNLGCLLSNGICLAGLALGLRSL, translated from the exons ATG GGCGGCAGAATGGAAGAAGGTGAGGACCCAGGAAGTCTGATTAAAGTGATCCACTTGCTGGTCTTGTCTGGTGCCTGGGGCATGCAGGTGTGGGTGACCTTTGCCTCAG gcttCCTGCTTTTTCGGAGACTCCCGCGACACACTTTCGGACTTGTGCAGAGCAAGCTCTTCCCAATCTATTTTCACGTCTCCTTGGGCTGTGCCTTCACCAACCTCTGTATCTTGGCACCACAGCGAGCCTGGATTCACCTCACACTGTGGGAAGTCAGTCAG CTAATCCTACTGCTTCTGAACCTCATACTGGCCACCATCAATGCTCGCTGGCTCGAGGCTCGAACCAAGTCCATCATGTGGGCCCTGCAGAGTATAGAGAAAGAGCGAGGCCTGGGGACAGAGGTGCCAGGCAGCTTCCAGGGCCCTGACCCCTACCGCCAGCTGCGGGAGAAGGACCCCAAGTACAGTGCTCTACGCCAGAAATTCTTCCACTACCATGGCCTGTCTTCCCTCTGCAACCTAGGGTGTCTGCTGAGCAATGGGATCTGCCTTGCGGGCCTTGCCCTGGGGCTTAGGAGCCTCTAA